The proteins below are encoded in one region of Acidobacteriota bacterium:
- a CDS encoding class I SAM-dependent methyltransferase — MKFLNIYHFPLYYDIAFQYRDIPLECDFIELMLEKQAKTENRLILDIACGSGMHIVELGRRGYTMHGFDLSPEMIDFSTKKCKEIGLSPLLWVDDMRNFTPRGSYGMAINMLTTFNYLTDNDDIVAHLRRVAEALSPGGIYLIELHHPRDFSDLSASVAQEWMESRGDITVECSFDYQPEATDPITQIRRNKVRFEVTEGEVKKVFEEEQEVRVILFQEFNLFLEFEGSFELVAANGAFREEQPLDNSEDSWRMILTLRKKL, encoded by the coding sequence ATGAAGTTCCTAAATATATACCATTTTCCTCTCTATTATGATATTGCCTTCCAATATCGGGATATACCTCTTGAATGTGATTTCATCGAGTTGATGTTGGAAAAGCAGGCGAAGACCGAGAATCGCCTCATCCTCGATATAGCTTGTGGCTCGGGGATGCATATTGTGGAGCTTGGACGAAGGGGATATACGATGCACGGGTTCGATCTCTCTCCAGAGATGATCGACTTCAGCACCAAGAAATGCAAAGAGATAGGTCTTTCTCCCCTCCTCTGGGTAGATGATATGCGGAACTTCACCCCTCGAGGAAGCTATGGGATGGCGATAAATATGCTTACCACCTTCAACTATCTCACCGATAACGATGACATCGTTGCCCATCTTAGAAGGGTTGCTGAGGCTCTTTCTCCTGGGGGCATCTATCTCATTGAACTTCATCATCCTCGAGATTTCTCCGATCTCTCCGCCTCGGTTGCCCAGGAATGGATGGAATCGCGAGGGGATATTACGGTGGAGTGCTCCTTTGATTATCAGCCGGAGGCAACCGATCCCATTACTCAGATAAGGCGGAACAAGGTTAGGTTTGAGGTTACTGAAGGAGAGGTGAAGAAGGTATTCGAGGAGGAGCAAGAGGTGAGGGTGATTCTGTTTCAGGAGTTTAACCTTTTCCTCGAATTCGAGGGATCCTTCGAGCTGGTGGCGGCAAACGGTGCCTTTCGAGAAGAGCAGCCTCTGGACAACTCGGAGGATTCCTGGCGGATGATCCTCACCTTACGGAAGAAGCTTTAG
- the queA gene encoding tRNA preQ1(34) S-adenosylmethionine ribosyltransferase-isomerase QueA gives MRIEEFDYHLPRELIAQFPLAERDRSRMLVLSREKGEIIHSYFYHLPSFLRAGDLTVVNDTRVIPARLIGRRRKTGSKVELLLLREKERNQWIVLGKPGKRLKPGDEIVFGEGELIAKVVASGERGEREVIFSYSGDLYSIIEKIGHTPLPPYIKRDDLPEDRERYQTLFASSPGAVAAPTAGLHFTKGVVNKLIEMGVELASITLHIGPGTFRPLTEEETKKGELPPEYYRISPETAEKVKRALSQGRRVIAVGTSTVRTLEGVFKERGEIVPSSGWCSLFIRPGFRFEVISGLLTNFHMPRSSLLLLVAAFAGGELTKKAYEEAVANKYRFLSYGDCMLIL, from the coding sequence ATGAGGATCGAGGAGTTCGACTACCACCTCCCCCGGGAATTGATCGCCCAATTCCCCCTTGCGGAGCGGGATCGCTCCCGGATGCTCGTCCTCTCCCGGGAAAAGGGGGAAATAATCCACTCTTACTTTTACCATCTCCCTTCATTCCTTCGTGCCGGGGATCTCACCGTAGTCAATGACACTCGGGTCATCCCAGCACGGCTCATTGGAAGGAGGCGGAAAACAGGAAGCAAGGTGGAACTCCTTCTTTTGAGGGAAAAAGAGAGAAACCAGTGGATAGTCTTGGGGAAACCGGGCAAGAGGCTTAAACCGGGGGACGAAATTGTCTTCGGTGAGGGGGAGTTGATCGCCAAGGTGGTAGCCTCAGGGGAAAGGGGAGAGCGGGAGGTGATCTTCTCCTATTCCGGCGATCTCTACTCAATAATAGAGAAAATAGGACACACCCCACTTCCCCCTTATATCAAACGGGACGATCTCCCCGAGGATAGGGAACGGTACCAAACATTGTTCGCCTCCTCTCCCGGAGCGGTAGCTGCTCCTACCGCCGGTCTTCACTTCACAAAAGGAGTGGTGAATAAACTGATTGAAATGGGGGTGGAACTCGCCTCCATAACCCTCCATATCGGTCCCGGTACCTTCCGCCCCCTCACCGAGGAGGAGACGAAAAAGGGAGAACTCCCTCCTGAGTATTACCGAATATCACCTGAGACGGCAGAGAAGGTGAAGCGAGCACTTTCTCAAGGACGGAGGGTAATCGCTGTCGGCACCTCCACCGTGCGCACCCTGGAAGGGGTATTCAAAGAAAGAGGAGAAATTGTTCCTTCTTCAGGATGGTGTTCCCTCTTTATCCGCCCCGGGTTCCGCTTTGAAGTGATCTCGGGACTCCTCACCAACTTCCATATGCCGAGGTCGAGTCTCTTACTCCTTGTCGCTGCCTTTGCTGGAGGCGAACTGACGAAAAAAGCATATGAGGAAGCGGTAGCCAACAAATACCGCTTCCTCAGCTATGGCGATTGTATGCTAATCCTTTAA
- a CDS encoding TRAM domain-containing protein: MGGIIFRVVFILLCGAVGYFFAPFGLNEKIGVLIGIAMGGGAVALDVKIRRTPFKVIAFSLIGLVIGLSLAYFLGVLVDRVPFSDLTRSVLHIFLLIILGYVGLMVGAKKGEWFNIDDIKAIWKSRDHERRFKILDTSVIIDGRIADVCQTGFIEGILVVPQFVLRELQQIADSSDTLKRNRGRRGLDVLQRLKKMSGVSLQFYEMDFPDIREVDQKLIELSHQLRAKIITNDFNLNKIAQLRGVKVLNINELANALKPVVLPGEAMRVFILKEGKEPNQGVAYLDDGTMVVVDNGKKHIGKTVDIVVTSVIQTPAGKMIFGRCDSQ, from the coding sequence ATGGGTGGCATCATATTCAGGGTTGTTTTTATTCTCCTCTGTGGGGCGGTGGGATATTTTTTCGCCCCCTTTGGGCTCAATGAGAAGATAGGGGTTTTAATTGGGATAGCGATGGGAGGTGGGGCGGTTGCCCTCGATGTTAAGATCCGTCGTACCCCGTTCAAGGTGATCGCCTTTTCCCTTATCGGTCTGGTCATCGGTCTTTCTCTCGCTTATTTCCTTGGTGTTTTGGTGGATCGGGTTCCCTTTTCCGACTTGACCCGTTCTGTCCTCCATATCTTCCTCCTCATCATATTGGGCTATGTGGGGCTGATGGTGGGGGCTAAGAAAGGGGAGTGGTTCAATATAGATGATATCAAGGCGATATGGAAGAGCAGAGATCATGAACGCCGGTTCAAGATATTGGATACCAGCGTTATCATCGATGGGCGTATTGCCGATGTCTGCCAGACCGGTTTTATTGAGGGAATTTTGGTCGTACCCCAATTTGTCCTTCGCGAGCTCCAGCAGATAGCGGATTCCTCGGACACCCTGAAACGGAACCGGGGAAGAAGGGGACTTGATGTCCTTCAGAGATTGAAGAAGATGTCCGGGGTGAGCCTTCAGTTCTATGAGATGGATTTCCCCGATATCAGGGAGGTTGATCAGAAGCTCATCGAATTGAGCCACCAGCTGAGAGCGAAGATCATCACCAATGATTTCAACCTGAACAAAATCGCTCAACTCCGCGGGGTGAAGGTCCTCAATATAAACGAATTGGCAAACGCCTTGAAACCGGTGGTTCTTCCTGGCGAGGCGATGCGGGTCTTTATCCTGAAGGAAGGTAAAGAACCGAATCAGGGGGTGGCTTACCTCGATGATGGGACTATGGTAGTGGTGGATAACGGGAAGAAACACATCGGTAAGACGGTGGATATAGTGGTGACCAGCGTGATTCAGACGCCTGCAGGGAAGATGATCTTTGGCAGATGCGATAGCCAATAG
- the radA gene encoding DNA repair protein RadA, producing MAKTVFICQGCGYRSPKWLGRCPECGEWNSFLEEVAEERREPIPLVKGGEPKRYSEIVDEREQWIKTEISEFDRVLGGGLVPGSLILIGGEPGIGKSTLMLEVAERMSRISPPVLYVSGEESEKQVKLRGERLSLSPGDLYFFAETCLERILEEIERLSPRMVVIDSIQTIFSLRFDSPPGTVSQIREAANRFLLLSKERGISIFLIGHITKEGTIAGPKALEHIVDTVLYFEGERYYAHRLLRAVKNRFGPTNELGIFEMGERGLIPVPKPSEFFLSGRKPDVSGSTILCSIEGSRPLLVEVQALVSAAVFTNPRRMVVGLDPSRVFLILAVLEKRMGFRILANDIYINVVGGVMVTEPAADLAVALALSSSVKNKPLPPDLVCFGEVGLTGEVRGVAQASRRLKEIASLGFSRVVLPQVNLPSAKEGLSKLDLELTGVSTLSQAISLLF from the coding sequence TTGGCAAAAACGGTCTTCATCTGTCAGGGCTGTGGCTACCGCTCCCCAAAGTGGCTTGGGAGATGCCCTGAATGCGGGGAGTGGAATAGCTTCCTCGAAGAGGTGGCTGAGGAGCGGAGAGAGCCTATTCCCTTGGTTAAAGGGGGTGAGCCAAAACGGTATTCGGAGATAGTGGATGAGAGGGAGCAGTGGATAAAAACCGAGATAAGCGAGTTCGATCGGGTCCTTGGTGGGGGGCTGGTTCCTGGTTCTTTGATCCTCATTGGTGGAGAGCCCGGGATTGGGAAATCCACCCTGATGCTTGAAGTGGCGGAAAGGATGTCCCGGATCTCTCCGCCAGTCCTTTATGTTTCGGGTGAAGAATCGGAGAAGCAGGTGAAGCTTAGAGGGGAAAGGCTCTCCCTCTCTCCCGGTGATTTATATTTTTTTGCCGAGACCTGTTTGGAGCGGATATTGGAGGAGATAGAACGGCTATCTCCGAGGATGGTTGTTATCGATTCCATCCAGACGATATTCTCCCTTCGCTTCGATTCACCGCCGGGCACGGTGAGCCAGATCCGTGAGGCGGCGAATAGGTTTCTCCTCCTGAGTAAGGAGCGGGGCATTTCCATCTTTCTTATTGGTCATATAACCAAGGAAGGGACGATAGCGGGACCGAAGGCACTGGAACACATTGTGGATACGGTCCTTTACTTTGAAGGGGAGAGATACTATGCCCACCGCCTCCTCCGGGCGGTGAAGAACAGGTTTGGACCCACCAACGAGCTTGGTATCTTCGAGATGGGGGAACGGGGGCTTATCCCTGTCCCCAAGCCTTCGGAGTTCTTCCTTTCTGGACGGAAACCCGATGTCTCTGGTTCCACTATTCTTTGCTCAATAGAGGGCTCACGTCCCCTTCTGGTCGAGGTTCAGGCACTTGTTTCAGCGGCAGTCTTCACCAACCCGAGGAGGATGGTTGTCGGACTTGATCCCAGTAGGGTTTTCCTCATTCTCGCTGTCCTCGAGAAGAGGATGGGCTTTCGGATATTGGCAAACGACATCTACATAAATGTGGTAGGCGGGGTGATGGTGACAGAACCGGCAGCCGACCTCGCCGTCGCCTTAGCCCTTTCCTCGAGTGTGAAGAATAAACCTCTTCCTCCTGATCTCGTCTGTTTTGGTGAGGTGGGGTTGACCGGCGAGGTAAGAGGGGTAGCTCAGGCATCGCGCCGGTTGAAGGAGATAGCCTCCCTTGGTTTCTCCCGGGTGGTCCTCCCCCAGGTTAACCTTCCCTCTGCTAAGGAGGGATTGTCCAAGCTCGATTTAGAATTAACCGGGGTTTCCACCCTTTCACAAGCTATTTCGCTTCTCTTTTAA
- a CDS encoding MCE family protein, translating to MKRELKVGVFVVLALVILAYLLVRSGELPWMRKKGYHLRTVFPMVAGLIEGAEVRLAGYRIGEVEKMNLTDRGVEVTLFVKQNVKIHRGARAAVGTIGLLGEKYVEITSGPINAPYLNDGDMIYGEPPTSMDQIVSVLNSIAADVGETVGHIRGLIASEESKKKWQSFLETFDHLNRLARELSTTNKPKVDQMFDNAQMISSDLREQIPEIVVNLREFTFELKNAVEENRSEIQESVENMKKLSARLDSLIATLDELLKKINQGEGTVGELLMGEDTKQKVKDTISDTHEVIRRVRGTLAGMEKVNLSFGVSSLYFANDDGLRNYFTLELGSAKGFVRLELVDDEIGKRYHSTEWVNTVSGDGSTTTTIERTKRERGFSFSVLAGRRFGPFSLRGGLIESEIGVGTDLSLGGRVLLSFDSFDLLRNEGPHLRFTTRFFPTRRFFLAGGYDDFWVKDYRQFFFGAGVKF from the coding sequence ATGAAGAGAGAATTAAAAGTAGGGGTCTTTGTAGTATTGGCTTTGGTTATCTTGGCTTACCTTCTCGTCCGCTCGGGGGAATTACCCTGGATGAGGAAGAAGGGCTATCATCTGCGAACGGTGTTCCCTATGGTTGCCGGTTTAATAGAAGGTGCTGAGGTGAGGTTGGCTGGGTATCGGATAGGTGAGGTGGAGAAGATGAACCTCACGGATCGAGGGGTAGAGGTGACCCTGTTCGTCAAGCAGAATGTGAAGATCCACCGGGGGGCAAGAGCGGCGGTGGGTACCATAGGGCTTCTCGGCGAGAAGTATGTAGAGATTACCTCTGGTCCCATAAATGCTCCCTATCTCAACGATGGGGATATGATCTATGGTGAGCCTCCAACCTCGATGGATCAGATCGTATCGGTGCTCAATTCGATAGCTGCTGATGTAGGGGAAACGGTGGGGCATATTAGGGGGTTGATCGCCTCTGAGGAAAGTAAGAAGAAGTGGCAGAGTTTCCTCGAGACCTTCGATCATCTGAATAGACTGGCAAGGGAGCTCTCCACCACCAATAAGCCCAAGGTGGATCAGATGTTTGATAACGCCCAGATGATATCTTCCGATCTCAGGGAGCAGATACCGGAGATAGTGGTTAATCTCCGGGAGTTCACCTTTGAGCTCAAGAATGCGGTTGAGGAAAACCGAAGCGAGATTCAAGAGAGTGTGGAGAATATGAAGAAGCTCTCCGCCCGGCTCGATTCCCTTATTGCCACCTTGGATGAACTTCTTAAGAAGATAAACCAAGGTGAGGGAACTGTAGGAGAGCTTTTGATGGGAGAGGATACCAAACAGAAGGTGAAGGATACTATCTCCGATACCCATGAGGTGATAAGGAGGGTGAGGGGCACCCTTGCCGGGATGGAAAAGGTGAACCTTTCCTTTGGAGTGAGTAGTCTATATTTCGCCAATGATGATGGTTTAAGGAACTACTTCACCTTGGAGTTGGGTTCGGCTAAGGGCTTTGTCCGGCTGGAGTTGGTCGATGACGAGATAGGAAAGAGATACCATTCCACCGAATGGGTGAACACCGTAAGCGGTGATGGTAGTACTACCACCACCATCGAGCGGACAAAGAGGGAGCGAGGTTTCTCCTTTTCCGTTTTAGCTGGTAGGAGGTTTGGTCCCTTTTCCCTCCGCGGTGGGCTGATCGAGTCGGAGATAGGAGTGGGAACCGACCTCTCCCTTGGGGGGAGGGTTCTTCTCAGCTTCGATAGCTTTGATCTCTTAAGGAATGAGGGACCACATCTGAGGTTCACCACCAGGTTTTTCCCTACCCGTCGCTTCTTCTTAGCCGGCGGGTATGACGATTTCTGGGTCAAGGATTACCGTCAGTTCTTCTTCGGTGCTGGGGTGAAGTTCTGA
- a CDS encoding ABC transporter ATP-binding protein — MIKLVDIHKSFGGNCVLCGVNLEVAEGESVVVIGRSGSGKTVLIKHIIGLLKPDRGEVYVDGVRIDNMKEKELNEVRKKFGMLFQGAALFDSLNVFENVAFGLRHHTNMTEEEIKDRVGECLKMVGLSNVEELYPLELSGGMKKRVGLARAIAMKPKIILYDEPTTGLDPIMADVINNLIVDLKNKLKVTSVAITHDMVSAYKIADRIAMLYGGRIIEEGTPEEIRNSANPVVQQFINGRAEGPIPTLE, encoded by the coding sequence GTGATAAAGCTCGTTGATATCCATAAGTCCTTTGGGGGTAATTGTGTCCTTTGTGGGGTGAATCTTGAGGTAGCTGAAGGGGAGTCGGTGGTGGTAATCGGTAGAAGTGGTTCCGGGAAAACGGTTTTGATCAAGCACATCATTGGGTTATTGAAGCCCGACCGAGGGGAGGTCTATGTAGACGGGGTGAGGATAGATAATATGAAAGAGAAGGAGTTGAACGAGGTGCGGAAGAAGTTCGGGATGCTCTTTCAGGGGGCAGCGCTCTTTGATTCCCTCAATGTTTTCGAGAATGTTGCCTTTGGTTTACGCCATCACACCAATATGACCGAGGAAGAGATAAAGGATAGAGTTGGGGAATGCTTGAAGATGGTGGGTTTGTCCAATGTGGAGGAACTTTACCCCTTGGAGCTTTCCGGAGGTATGAAGAAAAGGGTGGGGCTCGCCCGGGCGATCGCGATGAAACCGAAGATAATCCTCTACGATGAGCCGACCACCGGGCTTGATCCCATAATGGCGGATGTGATTAACAACTTGATTGTTGATCTTAAGAACAAGCTTAAAGTCACCTCTGTAGCTATCACCCACGATATGGTAAGCGCCTATAAAATAGCGGATAGGATAGCGATGCTCTACGGTGGTAGGATAATAGAGGAGGGGACTCCCGAGGAGATAAGGAATTCAGCTAATCCGGTGGTTCAACAGTTCATTAATGGGCGAGCAGAGGGACCAATCCCCACCTTGGAGTAA
- a CDS encoding ABC transporter permease produces the protein MKGITNFFEEMGRLFLLLIDTIGWIFRPPLYGRLIFAQMEEVGINSMMVVSITGTFTGMILALQTYTSFQRFGAESILGGVVALSVTRELGPVLTALMVAGRAGSAMAAEIGTMRVTEQIDALTTMATNPVKYLIVPRFLAGLVMLPILTIYTDALGILGGYLVSVYLFGTNPTVYIQNTFTMLHISDITNGLIKAGVFGMSLTIIACYCGFYSEGGAEGVGRATNRSVVFASLSILILDFFLGKILF, from the coding sequence ATGAAAGGGATCACCAACTTCTTTGAGGAGATGGGGAGGTTGTTCCTTCTCCTCATTGATACCATTGGCTGGATATTCCGCCCCCCCCTTTATGGACGGCTTATATTCGCCCAAATGGAGGAGGTAGGTATAAATTCGATGATGGTGGTGAGCATCACGGGGACCTTTACCGGAATGATCCTTGCTCTTCAGACCTACACCAGTTTTCAGCGGTTCGGGGCGGAGAGTATCCTTGGGGGAGTGGTTGCTCTCTCGGTTACCAGGGAGTTGGGACCGGTGCTTACCGCCCTGATGGTGGCGGGACGGGCGGGTTCGGCGATGGCAGCTGAGATAGGGACGATGCGGGTTACTGAGCAGATAGACGCTCTAACCACTATGGCGACCAATCCGGTTAAATACCTTATCGTGCCCCGGTTTCTTGCTGGTCTCGTTATGCTTCCTATACTCACCATCTACACCGATGCTTTGGGGATATTGGGCGGTTACTTAGTTAGCGTGTATCTTTTCGGGACGAACCCTACCGTCTATATTCAAAATACCTTTACTATGCTCCACATCTCCGATATCACCAATGGATTGATCAAAGCGGGTGTCTTCGGGATGTCGCTCACTATCATCGCCTGTTACTGTGGGTTTTATTCCGAGGGTGGCGCTGAAGGGGTAGGGAGGGCTACTAATCGCTCGGTCGTTTTCGCCTCCCTATCCATCCTCATTTTGGACTTCTTCTTAGGGAAGATACTATTTTAG
- the dnaB gene encoding replicative DNA helicase — protein MNPELHLNRVLPHSIEAERSVLGAILIDETLFNEAAEVLRVDDFYREAHRRIFAKMAELWEKKRAIDLVTLTEELKDAGELDRIGGPAYLASLVDGVPRSSNISHYARIVKEKALLRELISSSFQTVEKCYAQEEELDQIISEAEQAIFRIAEGKMGGGFVGIKEVVKETFRHLEKLYEKKELITGLPTPFLRLNELTSGFQRGELVIIASRPSVGKTSFCLNIAQHLALSGGHKVAIFSLEMSKEQLVTRMLCSLARVDSHRLRTGYISAKEWNKLSLALGRLAECDIFIDDSAGLSMVELRARARKLMHERGVDLLIIDYLQLLRMPGRFENKNQEISAISRALKGLAKELSIPVIAVSQLSRDPEKRGRRPQLSDLRESGAIEQDADLVLLIHREEKYHPTPENQGIAEIIIAKQRNGPTDSFKLAFQEKYTRFDNLELRTEE, from the coding sequence ATGAACCCTGAGCTTCATTTGAACAGGGTCCTACCCCATAGTATAGAGGCGGAGCGTTCGGTGTTGGGGGCGATCCTGATTGATGAAACCCTGTTCAATGAAGCGGCGGAGGTATTGCGCGTTGATGATTTCTATCGAGAAGCACATCGTCGGATCTTCGCCAAAATGGCGGAGCTTTGGGAGAAGAAACGAGCCATTGATCTCGTTACCCTCACCGAAGAGCTGAAGGATGCAGGAGAGTTGGATCGGATAGGCGGTCCTGCCTATCTTGCCTCCCTGGTTGACGGAGTTCCCCGTTCCAGCAACATCAGCCACTACGCCCGCATAGTAAAGGAAAAAGCCCTTCTAAGGGAGCTTATCTCCTCCTCTTTCCAAACGGTGGAGAAGTGTTATGCTCAAGAGGAGGAGCTGGATCAGATCATAAGCGAGGCAGAGCAAGCCATCTTCAGGATCGCCGAGGGGAAGATGGGGGGTGGCTTTGTGGGTATCAAGGAGGTGGTGAAGGAGACCTTTAGACATCTCGAGAAGCTATACGAAAAGAAGGAGCTGATAACTGGTCTTCCTACTCCCTTTCTCCGGCTCAATGAGCTTACTTCGGGGTTTCAACGCGGAGAACTGGTCATCATCGCTTCCCGACCCTCGGTGGGGAAGACCAGCTTCTGCCTCAATATCGCTCAGCATCTGGCGCTCTCTGGTGGTCATAAGGTAGCTATTTTCAGTCTCGAGATGTCCAAGGAGCAGTTAGTGACCAGGATGCTTTGTTCCCTCGCCCGGGTGGATTCTCACCGACTTCGCACCGGCTACATCTCAGCCAAGGAATGGAATAAGCTCTCCCTCGCTTTAGGTCGGCTGGCTGAGTGCGATATCTTCATCGATGACAGCGCTGGGCTCTCAATGGTTGAGCTAAGAGCGAGAGCGAGGAAGTTGATGCATGAACGGGGGGTGGATCTGCTCATCATCGACTATCTCCAGCTTCTCCGAATGCCGGGCAGGTTTGAGAACAAAAATCAGGAGATATCTGCCATCTCCCGGGCGCTTAAGGGGCTTGCCAAGGAGCTTTCTATCCCGGTAATTGCGGTATCCCAGCTAAGTCGGGATCCGGAAAAGAGAGGGAGAAGGCCACAGCTCTCCGATCTAAGGGAGTCAGGAGCGATAGAGCAAGATGCCGATCTCGTCCTCCTGATCCACCGGGAGGAGAAGTATCATCCTACCCCGGAGAACCAGGGGATAGCGGAGATAATCATCGCCAAGCAGAGGAACGGTCCTACCGACAGCTTCAAGTTGGCTTTTCAGGAGAAGTATACCCGGTTTGACAACCTTGAATTGAGGACAGAAGAGTAA
- the rplI gene encoding 50S ribosomal protein L9: MKVILLSRVSSLGERWETIEVADGYARNYLIPKGLAIPATEANLRKIEEERKRVERKAGREKGKAEELAKKLSGMKLSLVKKAGEEGTLFGSITSMEIAEALKEKGIELDRRKIVIDEPIKKVGTYQVRVKLHTEVEEKIEIEVVPQGVEEKEG, encoded by the coding sequence ATGAAGGTGATACTGTTGAGTAGGGTTTCCTCCCTTGGGGAGAGATGGGAGACTATTGAGGTAGCCGATGGATACGCCCGAAATTACCTTATCCCGAAGGGATTAGCGATACCCGCCACCGAGGCGAACCTGAGGAAGATAGAGGAGGAGCGGAAGCGAGTGGAGCGTAAGGCAGGTAGAGAGAAGGGCAAGGCAGAGGAGCTGGCGAAAAAGCTCTCCGGAATGAAGCTCAGCTTGGTTAAAAAAGCTGGTGAAGAAGGAACCCTATTTGGTTCCATTACCTCGATGGAGATAGCGGAGGCTCTGAAGGAGAAGGGGATCGAGCTTGATCGACGGAAGATCGTGATTGACGAACCGATAAAGAAGGTTGGTACCTACCAGGTGCGGGTAAAGCTTCATACCGAGGTAGAGGAGAAGATCGAGATCGAGGTAGTTCCTCAAGGGGTAGAGGAGAAGGAGGGTTAA